DNA sequence from the Candidatus Schekmanbacteria bacterium RIFCSPLOWO2_02_FULL_38_14 genome:
TCTTATTATGCGCTGCCATGGTCTCTATTCCGTAAGAGACCATATATTCATCTGCCTTTACTACATTTGCATTCATCATATGAATGTGAGCAGAAGGATGTTTTGCCGGATGTTCTTCTTCAGCCATAGCATGATGACGACAAGAACCAATAAGCCCCATAGACAATAACATTGTTGCCAATACTAAAAATTTCTTTTTATCCATTTTTTCCTCCATAAGTTTAAGTTAAAACTTTAATGTGTATCCTCCTTGCCATTTTTATGAACATGTTTTTGCTCCGGTTTGGATTCTTTTTCTTTAGTCTCTTTCTTTACATCTTTGTGTTCAGTCCCATTATGCTTATGCTCTGTTTCTTTTTCTTGTACTACTCCTTTTACTCCAACACCAAATTCATAAACCAGTTTGCCACCATAATACCCTCCTGCAAATATAACCCCCACTCCAATCAGCCACACAGCCGTGGAAAGAATAAAAAATCTGGTAATGATATTTGCTCTAATTAAAATTCTCCATAGTAAAAGAACTGCAAAAATTCCGAGAGCCGTAAATCCTAATATTTCGTGGATTTCCATAATCTCATGGGTAGCTTCACTGTGGGGGATAGACCTTGCTGCTAACCATCCTGTTAACGCAGTAGCTATTATAGCAAAAAATCCAAATAAAAGATTCCACCACGCAGCATTTTTCAGGGATTCACTTTTTGTAAACCTTGCCAACAAATCACATAAAAATCCGACTGACAATAAAGCAATAGTAAAGTGGACCATCATGGGATGAATAGGTATTGAATCAAAACTCATCTGACACCTCCTCTTTTAAGGCTGCACATTCAGATTTGCTTCCTTTCTCACATAAAAGTACCAGCGCCAAACTTCATAGATGGCAGGATAGACCACCAGTTCCATAATGAACGAAGTAAAAATACCGCCAATCATTGGCGCAGCAATCCGCTTCATTACATCTGCGCCGGTGCCCGTTGACCACATGATTGGAACCAAGCCCATAAACATCACGGCCACAGTCATGAATTTAGGCCTCAAACGCTTCACTGCACCTTCAACAATTGCCTCCCGCAAATGCTCTTTGGTCTTCATCATGCCTTTCTCACGCATAGCATAATATGCAATATCAAGATAAAGAAGCATGAATACACCGGTTTCTGCATCTACTCCCAAAAGTGCTATCAGCCCGACCCATACTGCAATGCTGGTGTTATAACCGAGGAGATAGAGAAACCAGATTGCTCCGACTGCTGAAAACGGAACAGCAAGGAAAATAATCAATGTCTTTGCCGCAGAGCGGGTGTTAAAGTAAAGAAGTAGGATGATGATAAAGAGAGTGATCGGAACCACTATCATCAACCTTTCCTCAACCCTCTGCATATATTCATACTGCCCGCTCCAGATAAGCGTATAGCCTGGAGGAAGTTTAACCTTTTCCCTTACTGCTTTTTTTGCATCAGCCACATAACCGCCAACATCACGCCCTGTAACATCCACATACACATAGCCGCTAAGCCTCCCGTTTTCATCCCTTATCATGCCAGGACCTGACAGAAGCTTAATATCAGCAATCTGAGCCATTGGGATCTGCGCACCACCGGTGGTTGGAACCAGGACACGGCTGAGATTGTCAACTGTGCTTCTGTAGTCACGCAGATAGCGAACATTGACAGAATAACGTTCCCGCCCCTCAATCGTAGTGGTAATATTCTCGCCCCCGACAGCCGACATAACGACGCTCTCTGCCTGACCAATTGTGAGTCCATAGCGGGCAAGCTCCTCCCGCTTGAAATTGAAGTCAAGGAAGTAGCCCCCTGCTGTGCGCTCTGCAAAAACACTTGTTGTTCCCTGAACGTCTTTGATAACCATTTCAATATGCTGGCCTATCTCCTGGATTTTATTTAAATCCGAGCCAAGAACCTTAATCCCAACAGGAGTCCTTATCCCTGTTGTCAGCATATCCACTCTTGCTTTAATAGGCATTGTCCATGCATTGATAACGCCTGGAATCTGCAAGGCTTCGTTTAATCCCCCTGGCCCATAAATAAGTTCCTGTGTGTTCTTGTGGTCAGGCCAAGCACGGCGAAACATATTTTTTAACCACTCCGGTGCCCAGTCTGAATACCAGCGGGGCATTTTTGGCCACTGGTCATGAGGCTTAAGAACAACCACTGTCTCCATCATTGAAAACGGGGCTGGATCAGTTGCAGTTTCAGCCCTTCCTGCCTTGCCGAATACCCTTTCAACTTCCGGGAATGATTTAAGGATTTTATCCTGTACTTGCAGAATCTTCTGGGTCTCTGTTACAGAAATTCCAGGCATAGTGGTTGGCATATAAAGGAGTACACCCTCATCAAGGGGAGGCATAAACTCTGAACCAAGGCGGGAAAAAATCGGAATGGTAAGTAATATAATAACCACTGCACCGGCAATTGTTGCCCACTGATGGCGCAGTACAAATTCTACGATTGGATGATATATCCTCATCAGCGGGCGGCTGATAGGATGATTCTCTTCACTGTGAATTTTCCCGACAAGAACCGCATTAACAACCCTGCACAGCAGGCGCGGACGGAAGTCAAAATTCTTCATGTGGGTAAAGAGAAGCCGTAGAGCCGGGTCAAGAGTAATTGCAAGCACTGCTGCAATTATCATTGAAAAATTCTTTGTAAATGCAAGGGGTTTAAATAGCCGTCCTTCCATCGCCTCGAGTGTAAAAATAGGTATGAATGATACAGCGATTACAAGAAGTGCAAAGAAGCTCGGACCCCCCACTTCCTTGACCGCACTTATAACAACATCCTTAAAATTTCCAGGTCTTCCTTCCACATCCCAGTGTTCAAGTTTTTTGTGGGTCTGCTCAACCACAACAATGGCAGCATCAACCATTGCACCGACGGCTATGGCAATGCCCCCAAGGGACATTATGTTGGCCGTAATCTTCATCCCGTACATGGGAATAAAGGAAATTATAATTGTAATAGGGATTGTGAGGATAGGAATAATAGCGCTTGGAATATGCCAGAGGAAGATTAAAATCACAAGGCTTACAATCGTAAGTTCTTCAATAAGCGTACCCTTAAGTGTCTCAATTGACCTCTCAATCAGTTCTGCCCTATCATAAGTAGTTATAATTTTTACACCCTCAGGCAAACTTGGCTCAATCTCGGCAATCCTTGCTTTAACCCGCTCAATCACCTTCAATGCGTTTTCACCAAACCTCATAATCACAATGGCTCCAACTGTTTCACCTTTTCCATCAAGCTCAGCAATACCCCGGCGGATATCAGGGCCTAAAGTAACCCTGCCGAGATTTTTTACCAGTATGGGCGTTCCTCCTCCCTCGTTTGTACCGACAACAATATTCTCAATATCAGAAACTGAGCGTATGTAGCCACGTCCCCTGACCATATATTCACGACCTGAAAATTCAACAAGCCTTCCTCCAACATCATTGTTTCCCTCCCTGATTGCATCGATAACCTTTTCTATTGGAATCTTATACGCCAGGAGCGTGTTGGGATCGAGGTTGACCTGATATTGACGGACAAATCCGCCAATCGGTGCAACCTCAGCCACACCGGGTATGGACTGAAGCTCATATCTAAGATGCCAATCCTGGAGTGAACGGAGTTCTGCCAGGTTATGTTTTCCAGTTGTATCTACAAGGGCATACTGGAAAACCCAGCCAACTGCCGTTGCATCCTTTGCAAGCTCTACCTGAACACCCTGAGGGAGTTTTGGTATGACACTGCTAAGATATTCAAGGGTTCGTGAGCGCGCCCAGTAGATATCTGTTCCATCTTCAAAAATAATATAGACATACGAATAGCCGAAGTCAGAGAAACCGCGAATATCTTTCACTTTTGGTGCACCAAGCATTGCTCTGATAATCGGGTAGGTAACCTGGTCTTCCATTATGTCAGGGCTTCTGTCCCACCTCGAGTAGATTATCACCTGTGTGTCTGAAAGGTCGGGGATTGCATCAAGGGTAATATTCTTCATCGAATAGATTCCGGCAAAAACTGCCATACCTACGACGATGAAGACAATGAATTTATTATTTGCGCAAAATTCGATAATTTTATTAATCATTATCTGAATACCTTAAGAGAGACCTGAGACCTGTCTTCCTCACATTCCCGGCATTGGCGGCATCTTGGTTTGTTCTTGTTTCTGCTTGCCCACTGGAGCACTTGGAATCTTCTGCTCTTCACCAGTTGCTACTTCGCCTGCTTGCTCTCCTCCGCCATGCCCCATACCTTCCATTCCACCCATTGCAGACTTTAAACGACTTTCTGAGTCGATCAAGAAATTACCGGAAGTTACAATTTTCTCACCATCTTTAAGTCCCTCAAGGATAATAAATCGTTTATCCACCTTTGCACCTAAGCTCACCTTGCGTGGCTCAAAAAGACCTTCTTCGCGCGCAACAAAGACAATCTGCTCATTTCCTGAATCAAGCACTGCTTCTTCAGGCACGGAAATTTGCTTGCCATAGTTAATCTGGAACCCAACATTTGCATACATATCAGGCTTTAATTTAAAATCGGGGTTAGAAAATTCCAGGCGTACCTTCAATGTACGGGTAATGTTGTCAAGTTGTGGATAGATATAAGTAACTTTGCCACTAAATATCTCTCCAGGATAATAAGAGAGCATAATCGTGGCAGTCTGGCCGAGTTTAATCATTGGTATCTCATATTCATATATATCCGCAAGAACCCAGACTCTAGATAGGTCAGCAATTGTATAAAGTTCACTCTCCGGCATAACTCTCTGGCGCTCAAAGGCGTTACGGGTAAGAACAAAACCGCTGCTTGGCGCATAGAGGGTCATTGTTTTGACCGGCTCACCGCGCTTTTCAATCTCTCTTATTTCATCTTCCCGGATATCCCAAAACTCAAGCCTCTTTTTTGTCGACTGTAGGAGTGAATTTGAACTATTAGCAATCTCAGGAAAGGGACTTTTGCTTAAATACTCTTTTGACTTAAGCGCAAGTAAATATTCCTGCTGTGTTGAAACAAGCTCTG
Encoded proteins:
- a CDS encoding cation transporter; this encodes MINKIIEFCANNKFIVFIVVGMAVFAGIYSMKNITLDAIPDLSDTQVIIYSRWDRSPDIMEDQVTYPIIRAMLGAPKVKDIRGFSDFGYSYVYIIFEDGTDIYWARSRTLEYLSSVIPKLPQGVQVELAKDATAVGWVFQYALVDTTGKHNLAELRSLQDWHLRYELQSIPGVAEVAPIGGFVRQYQVNLDPNTLLAYKIPIEKVIDAIREGNNDVGGRLVEFSGREYMVRGRGYIRSVSDIENIVVGTNEGGGTPILVKNLGRVTLGPDIRRGIAELDGKGETVGAIVIMRFGENALKVIERVKARIAEIEPSLPEGVKIITTYDRAELIERSIETLKGTLIEELTIVSLVILIFLWHIPSAIIPILTIPITIIISFIPMYGMKITANIMSLGGIAIAVGAMVDAAIVVVEQTHKKLEHWDVEGRPGNFKDVVISAVKEVGGPSFFALLVIAVSFIPIFTLEAMEGRLFKPLAFTKNFSMIIAAVLAITLDPALRLLFTHMKNFDFRPRLLCRVVNAVLVGKIHSEENHPISRPLMRIYHPIVEFVLRHQWATIAGAVVIILLTIPIFSRLGSEFMPPLDEGVLLYMPTTMPGISVTETQKILQVQDKILKSFPEVERVFGKAGRAETATDPAPFSMMETVVVLKPHDQWPKMPRWYSDWAPEWLKNMFRRAWPDHKNTQELIYGPGGLNEALQIPGVINAWTMPIKARVDMLTTGIRTPVGIKVLGSDLNKIQEIGQHIEMVIKDVQGTTSVFAERTAGGYFLDFNFKREELARYGLTIGQAESVVMSAVGGENITTTIEGRERYSVNVRYLRDYRSTVDNLSRVLVPTTGGAQIPMAQIADIKLLSGPGMIRDENGRLSGYVYVDVTGRDVGGYVADAKKAVREKVKLPPGYTLIWSGQYEYMQRVEERLMIVVPITLFIIILLLYFNTRSAAKTLIIFLAVPFSAVGAIWFLYLLGYNTSIAVWVGLIALLGVDAETGVFMLLYLDIAYYAMREKGMMKTKEHLREAIVEGAVKRLRPKFMTVAVMFMGLVPIMWSTGTGADVMKRIAAPMIGGIFTSFIMELVVYPAIYEVWRWYFYVRKEANLNVQP